A section of the Capra hircus breed San Clemente chromosome 23, ASM170441v1, whole genome shotgun sequence genome encodes:
- the NELFE gene encoding negative elongation factor E, whose translation MLVIPPGLSEEEEALQKKFNKLKKKKKALLALKKQSSSSTASQGGVKRSLSEQPVVDTATATEQAKQLVKSGAISAIKAETKNSGFKRSRTLEGKLKDPEKGPVPTFQPFQRSVSADDDLQESSRRPQRKSLYESFVSSSDRLRELGPDGEEAEGPGAGDGPPRSFDWGYEERGGTRSSASPPRSRSRDRSRERNRDRDRDRDRERDRERDRDRDRERDRDRDRDRDRERDREGPFRRSDSFPERRAPRKGNTLYVYGEDMTPTLLRGAFSPFGNIIDLSMDPPRNCAFVTYEKMESADQAVAELNGTQVESVQLKVSIARKQPMLDAATGKSVWGSLAVQNSPKGCHRDKRTQIVYSDDVYKENLVDGF comes from the exons ATGTTGGTGATACCCCCCGGACTGAGCGAGGAGGAGGAGGCTCTGCAGAAGAAATTCAACAAACTCAAGAAAAAG AAAAAGGCATTGCTGGCTCTGAAGAAGCAAagtagcagcagcacagccaGCCAGGGCGGCGTCAAACGCT CACTGTCAGAGCAGCCTGTGGTGGACACAGCCACGGCAACAGAGCAGGCAAAGCAGCTGGTGAAGTCAGGAGCCATCAGTGCCATCAAGGCCGAGACCAAAAACTCAGGCTTCAAGCGTTCTCGGACCCTAGAGGGGAAGTTAAAG GACCCTGAGAAGGGGCCAGTCCCCACTTTCCAACCGTTCCAGAGGAGCGTATCTGCTGACGACGACCTGCAGGAG TCGTCCAGACGTCCACAGAGGAAATCTCTGTATGAGAG CTTTGTATCTTCCAGTGATCGGCTTCGGGAACTGGGGCCAGATGGGGAAGAGGCAGAGGGCCCAGGGGCTGGCGATGGCCCCCCTCGAAGCTTCGACTGGGGCTATGAAGAACGTGGTGGTACCCGTtcctcagcctcccctccccgAAGCCGCAGCCGAGACCGCAGTCGTGAACGGAACCGAGATAGAGACCGAGATCGGGATCGAGAGCGAGACCGGGAGCGGGACCGGGACCGGGACAGGGAGCGGGACAGGGACCGAGATCGAGACCGGGACAGGGAGCGCGACCGAGAGGGCCCTTTCCGCA GGTCAGACTCATTCCCTGAACGCCGGGCCCCTCGGAAGGGAAACACTCTGTATGTGTATGGCGAAGACATGACACCCACCCTCCTCCGTGGGGCCTTCTCTCCCTTTGGAAACATCATTGACCTCTCCATGGACCCACCCAGAAA CTGTGCCTTCGTCACCTATGAAAAGATGGAGTCAGCAGATCAGGCCGTTGCTGAG CTCAACGGGACCCAAGTGGAGTCTGTACAGCTCAAAGTCAGCATTGCCCGAAAACAGCCCATGCTGGATGCCGCCACGGGCAagtctgtctggggctccctgg
- the SKIV2L gene encoding helicase SKI2W — protein MMETERLVLPPPDPLDLPLRAVELGCTGRWELLNVPGAPESTLPHGLPPCAPDLQQEAEQLFLSSPTWLPLHGVEHSARKWQRKMDPWSLLATLGAPVPSDLQAQRHPTTGQILGYKEVLLENTNLSSTTSLSLRRPPAPISQSLWGNPTQYPFWPGGMDEPTITDLSTREEAEEEIDFEKDLLSVPPGFKKGVDFAPKDHPAPAAGLLSLSRLLEPLDLGGGDEDESEAVGQPGGPRQDTVSASSGSVPLARASSLEDLVLKEAATAVAPPEPPKPPPQEQWAVPVDVTSPVGDFYRLIPQPAFKWAFEPDVFQKQAILHLERHDSVFVAAHTSAGKTVVAEYAIALAQKHMTRTIYTSPIKALSNQKFRDFRNTFGDVGLLTGDVQLHPEASCLIMTTEILRSMLYSGSDVIRDLEWVIFDEVHYINDAERGVVWEEVLIMLPDHVSIILLSATVPNALEFADWIGRLKRRQIYVISTVARPVPLEHYLFTGNSTKTQGELFLLLDSRGAFHTKGYYAAVEAKKERMSKHAQTFGAKQPTHQGGPAQDRGVYLSLLASLRTRAQLPVVVFTFSRGRCDEQASGLTSLDLTTSSEKSEIHLFLQRCLARLRGSDRQLPQVLHMSELLHRGLGVHHSGILPILKEIVEMLFSRGLVKVLFATETFAMGVNMPARTVVFDSMRKHDGSTFRDLLPGEYVQMAGRAGRRGLDPTGTVILLCKGRVPEMADLHRMMMGKPSQLQSQFRLTYTMILNLLRVDALRVEDMMKRSFSEFPSRKDSKAHEQALAELTKKLGALEEPEVTGQLIDLPEYYSWGEELTETRSQIQHRIIESVNGLKSLSAGRVVVVKNQEHHNALGVILQVSSNSTSRVFTALVLCDKPVSEDPRERGPASPDVPYPDDLVGFKLFLPEGPCDHTVAKLQPGDVAAITTKVLRLNGDKILEDFSKRQQPKFKKDPPSAAVTTAVQELLRLAQAHPTGPPTLDPVNDLQLKDVSVVEGGLRARKLEELIRGAQCVHSPRFPAQYLKLRERMQIQKEMERLRFLLSDQSLLLLPEYHQRVEVLRTLGYVDEAGTVKLAGRVACAMSSHELLLTELMFDNALSTLRPEEIAALLSGLVCQSPGDPGDQLPSTLKQGVERVRTVAKRIGEVQAACGLNQTVEEFVGELNFGLVEVVYEWARGMPFSELAGLSGTPEGLVVRCIQRLAEMCRSLRGAARLVGEPVLGAKMETAATLLRRDIVFAASLYTQ, from the exons ATGATGGAGACGGAGCGACTCg TGCTACCTCCCCCAGATCCCCTGGACCTGCCCCTTCGGGCCGTAGAGCTGGGATGCACGGGGCGCTGGGAGTTGCTGAATGTGCCTGGGGCTCCTGAGAGCACC CTTCCCCACGGCCTCCCTCCCTGTGCCCCAGATCTGCAGCAGGAAGCAGAGCAGTTGTTCTTGTCATCTCCCACCTGGCTGCCTCTGCATGGTGTGGAGCACTCAGCCCG gaaatggcagaggaagaTGGATCCCTGGTCTCTCCTGGCCACACTGGGGGCCCCAGTCCCCTCCGACCTACAGGCCCAAAGACACCCAACCACAGGCCAGATACTAGGGTACAAGGAG GTCCTGCTAGAGAATACAAACCTGTCGTCCACAACCTCCTTGTCTCTTCGCCGGCCACCAGCACCCATCTCCCAGTCCCTGTGGGGGAATCCAACCCAGTACCCTTTCTGGCCAG GTGGAATGGATGAGCCCACTATAACAGATCTGAGCACTCgggaggaggctgaggaggaGATAGACTTTGAGAAAG ACCTCCTTAGTGTTCCACCTGGCTTCAAGAAAGGTGTGGACTTCGCACCAAAGG ATCACCCAGCTCCAGCTGCCGGGTTGCTCAGCCTCAGCCgtctgctggagcccttggattTGGGTGGGGGCGACGAGGATGAGAGTGAGGCAGTGGGACAGCCTGGCGGTCCCAGACAGGACACTGTTTCAGCCTCTTCTGGCAGTGTTCCTCTGGCCCGAGCAAGCAGCTTGGAGGACCTAGTGTTGAAG GAAGCGGCCACAGCTGTAGCCCCCCCAGAACCTCCCAAGCCCCCACCTCAGGAGCAGTGGGCCGTTCCTGTGGATGTCACCTCCCCTGTTGGTGATTTCTACCGCCTCATTCCCCAGCCAGCCTTCAAG TGGGCGTTTGAGCCAGATGTGTTTCAGAAACAGGCCATCCTGCACTTGGAGCGGCACGACTCCGTCTTTGTCGCGGCTCACACATCCGCGGGGAAGACGGTTGTGGCTGAATACGCCATCGCGCTTGCCCAGAAACACATGACGCG CACCATCTATACCTCGCCCATCAAGGCTCTGAGCAACCAGAAGTTCCGGGACTTCCGAAACACGTTTGGGGACGTGGGGCTGCTCACCGGGGACGTGCAGCTGCACCCGGAAGCCTCGTGCCTCATTATGACAACAGAGATCCTTCG CTCCATGCTGTACAGTGGCTCGGACGTCATCCGGGACCTGGAGTGGGTCATCTTTGATGAGGTTCACTATATCAACGACGCTGAG CGCGGGGTCGTGTGGGAGGAGGTTCTCATCATGCTGCCTGACCACGTGTCCATCATTCTTCTGAGTGCTACTGTCCCCAACGCCCTTGAGTTTGCTGACTGGATTGG GCGGCTGAAGCGTCGCCAGATCTATGTGATCAGCACCGTCGCGCGCCCAGTGCCCCTGGAGCACTATCTCTTCACAGGGAACAGCACCAAGACCCAGGGGGAGCTCTTCCTGTTGCTGGACTCCCGCGGCGCCTTCCACACAAAGGG GTACTATGCGGCTGTGGAGGCCAAGAAGGAGCGGATGAGCAAGCATGCCCAGACGTTTGGGGCCAAGCAGCCCACGCATCAGGGGGGGCCTGCCCAG GACCGCGGTGTGTACCTGTCCCTCCTGGCCTCCCTCCGCACCCGTGCACAGCTGCCAGTGGTGGTGTTCACCTTCTCCCGGGGCCGCTGTGACGAGCAGGCCTCGGGCCTCACCTCCCTCGACCTGACAACGAGTTCAGAGAAGAGTGAGATTCACCTCTTCCTGCAGCGCTGCCTTGCCCGTCTCCGCGGCTCTGACCGCCAGCTGCcccag GTTCTGCACATGTCAGAGCTCTTGCACCGCGGCCTGGGTGTGCATCACAGTGGCATCCtgcccatcctcaaggagattGTGGAGATGCTCTTCAGCCGCGGCCTGGTCAAG gtcTTGTTTGCCACGGAGACCTTCGCCATGGGTGTAAATATGCCGGCCCGGACGGTGGTATTTGACTCCATGCGAAAGCACGATGGCTCCACCTTCCGGGACCTACTCCCTGGGGAGTATGTGCAGATGGCGGGCCGGGCGGGCCGGAGGGGCCTGGACCCCACAGGCACGGTCATCCTGCTCTGCAAGGGCCGCGTGCCCGAGATGGCGGACCTGCACCGCATGATGATG GGGAAGCCATCTCAGCTGCAGTCCCAGTTCCGCCTCACGTACACCATGATCCTCAACCTGCTGCGGGTGGATGCTCTCAGGGTGGAAGACATGATGAAGAGGAGCTTCTCAGAGTTTCCATCTCGCAAGGACAGCAAG GCCCATGAACAGGCTCTGGCTGAACTGACCAAGAAGCTGGGGGCTTTGGAAGAGCCCGAGGTGACTGGCCAGCTCATCGACCTGCCTGAGTATTACAGCTGGGGGGAGGAACTGACTGAGACCCGGAGCCAGATCCAG CACCGCATCATAGAGTCTGTGAATGGGCTGAAGTCTCTCTCAGCGGGAAGGGTGGTGGTTGTGAAGAATCAGGAGCATCACAACGCACTGGGTGTGATCCTTCAG GTCTCTTCGAACTCCACCAGCAGAGTATTCACAGCCCTGGTCTTGTGTGACAAGCCCGTGTCTGAGGACCCGCGGGAGAGGGGGCCAGCCTCCCCAGACGTGCCCTACCCAGACGACCTCGTGGGATTCAAGCTGTTCCTGCCTGAAG GGCCCTGTGACCACACTGTGGCCAAGCTCCAGCCAGGAGACGTGGCCGCCATCACCACCAAGGTGCTCCGGCTGAATGGGGACAAGATCTTGGAGGACTTCAGCAAGCGGCAGCAACCAAAGTTCAA GAAGGATCCGCCCTCTGCGGCCGTGACCACTGCTGTCCAGGAACTGCTACGACTGGCTCAGGCGCACCCCACGGGACCCCCCACCCTGGACCCTGTCAATGACCTGCAACTCAAGGATGTGTCTGTGGTCGAGGGGGGCCTCCGGGCCCGGAAGCTGGAGGAGCTGATCCGGGGGGCTCAGTGTGTGCACAGTCCCCGTTTCCCTGCCCAG TACCTAAAGCTGCGGGAGCGGATGCAGATCCAGAAGGAGATGGAGCGGCTGCGCTTCCTGCTGTCGGACCAGTCGTTGCTGCTGCTCCCCGAGTACCACCAGCGAGTAGAG GTGCTCCGAACTCTGGGGTATGTGGATGAGGCAGGCACAGTGAAGCTGGCCGGGCGGGTAGCTTGTGCCATGAGCAGCCATGAGCTGCTCCTCACCGAGCTCATGTTCGACAATGCACTGAGCACCCTGCGGCCTGAGGAGATCGCTGCCCTGCTCTCCGGCCTGGTCTGCCAGAGCCCCGGGGACCCTGGCGATCAGCTCCCCAGCACCCTCAAACAG GGGGTGGAACGGGTCCGGACTGTGGCCAAGCGGATTGGTGAGGTCCAGGCGGCCTGTGGTTTGAACCAGACCGTGGAGGAATTTGTCGGGGAGCTGAATTTTGGGCTGGTTGAGGTTGTGTACGAGTGGGCCCGGGGCATG CCCTTCTCTGAGTTGGCAGGGCTCTCAGGGACTCCTGAGGGCCTGGTGGTCCGCTGCATCCAACGCCTGGCCGAGATGTGTCGCTCGCTTCGGGGGGCGGCCCGCCTGGTGGGCGAACCTGTGCTAGGTGCCAAGATGGAGACGGCAGCCACCCTGTTACGAAGGGATATCGTCTTTGCTGCCAGTCTCTACACCCAGTGA
- the DXO gene encoding decapping and exoribonuclease protein yields MESRGTKREAGEIEVAEPGNKLPRPAPSLPTDPALYSGPFPYYRRPSELGCFSLDAQRQYHGDARALRYYSPPPTNGQSPNFDLRDGYPDRYQPRDEEVQERLDHLLRWLLAHRGQLEGGPGWLAGAIVTWRGHLTKLLTTPYERQEGWQLAASRFQGTLYLSEVETPAARVQRLTRPPLLRELMYMGYKFEQYMCADKPGVSPDPSGEVNTNVAFCSVLRSRLGNHPLLFSGEVDCTNPQVPSTQPPTCYVELKTSKEMHSPGQWKSFYRHKLLKWWAQSFLPGVPNVVAGFRNPEGFVCSLKTFRTMEMFEYVRNDRDSWNPSVCMNFCAAFLSFAQNTVVEDDPRLVYLFSWEPGGPVTVSEHRDAPHAFLPPWYVEAVTQDLPSPPKD; encoded by the exons ATGGAGTCCAGAGGGACCAAGAGAGAAGCTGGAGAGATAGAGGTCGCTGAGCCTGGGAACAAGCTCCCCCGCCCAGCACCCTCCCTGCCCACGGACCCTGCCCTCTACTCTGGGCCCTTTCCTTACTACCGGCGCCCTTCCGAATTGGGCTGCTTCTCCCTGGATGCACAGCGCCAGTACCATGGAGATGCTCGCGCTTTGCGGTACTACAGCCCACCTCCCACCAATGGTCAAAGCCCCAACTTTGACCTCAGAGACGGATACCCTGATCGATACCAGCCGCGGGACGAAGAGGTCCAAGAGAGGTTGGACCACCTGCTACGCTGGCTCCTGGCGCACCGAGGCCAGCTAGAGGG GGGTCCAGGCTGGCTGGCAGGGGCCATAGTGACGTGGCGGGGGCACCTGACAAAACTGCTGACGACACCATATGAGCGGCAGGAAGGCTGGCAGCTGGCAGCCTCCCGCTTCCAGGGGACGCTGTACTTGAGTGAGGTAGAGACGCCAGCTGCTCGGGTTCAGAGGCTCACCCGGCCACCGCTGCTCCGGGAGCTTATGTACATGGGGTACAAATTTGAGCAGTACATGTGTGCAG ACAAACCCGGAGTCTCCCCAGATCCCTCTGGGGAGGTTAACACCAACGTGGCCTTCTGCTCTGTGCTACGCAGCCGCCTGGGaaaccaccctcttctcttttccggGGAGGTGGACTGCACAAACCCCCAGGTCCCATCCACACAGCCTCCCACCTGCTATGTAGAGCTCAAGACCTCCAAGGAGATGCACAGCCCTGGCCAATGGAAGAGCTTCTACAG ACACAAGCTCCTGAAATGGTGGGCTCAGTCGTTCCTGCCAGGCGTCCCAAATGTTGTCGCTGGCTTCCGTAACCCGGAGGGTTTTGTCTGTTCCCTGAAGACCTTTCGTACCATGGAGATGTTTGAATATGTCAGG AATGACCGTGACAGCTGGAACCCCTCCGTGTGCATGAACTTCTGCGCTGCCTTCCTTAGTTTCGCCCAGAACACAGTGGTTGAGGATGACCCCAG GCTCGTCTACCTCTTCTCCTGGGAGCCTGGCGGCCCTGTCACAGTGTCTGAACACCGAGATGCACCCCACGCCTTCCTGCCTCCATGGTACGTGGAAGCTGTGACCCAGGACCTCCCGTCACCACCCAAGGATTGA
- the STK19 gene encoding LOW QUALITY PROTEIN: serine/threonine-protein kinase 19 (The sequence of the model RefSeq protein was modified relative to this genomic sequence to represent the inferred CDS: inserted 1 base in 1 codon): MQAPCPQTTPPGGGRGLCYLHRDGDPSVATRAPPQRPGVPGRERSLRKPISSGRGTSANENGAGVGIGTAPPSEGRRDDKSVPLSSALQPTKMGLIGFRGGTPREPVRHCSVPEDXFSWSLLSTAFYLFPAANGSRDMSRKRHRLVPETFGLKRRRELGDVEADPLRCESGSAREAVAEIVRLFPRVLFEDALPPIALRSQVYSLVPDRTVADRQLKALQEQGEIRIVQLGFDLDAQGIMFTEDYRTRVLKACDGRPYAAAVQKFLASVLPACGDLSFQQDQMTQTFGFRDPEITQLVKAGVLTVRDAGSWWLAVPGAGRFIKYFVKGRQAVLSMVRKAKYRELLLSELLGRRAPASVRLGLAYHVHDLIGAQLVDCVSTTSGTLLRLPET; encoded by the exons ATGCAAGCTCCGTGTCCTCAAACAACCCCACCAG GTGGCGGGAGGGGGCTGTGCTATTTACACCGGGACGGAGATCCCAGCGTGGCCACCCGCGCCCCTCCGCAGCGCCCAGGCGTCCCCGGACGTGAACGTTCTCTGAGGAAGCCAATCAGCAGCGGACGTGGGACCTCGGCCAATGAGAATGGCGCTGGTGTTGGCATTGGCACCGCCCCTCCCAGCGAGGGGCGCAGGGATGACAAGTCGGTGCCTCTGTCGTCAGCACTTCAGCCTACGAAGATGGGGCTGATTGGTTTCCGAGGAGGGACGCCCAGGGAGCCCGTACGTCACTGCTCTGTGCCGGAAG TATTTTCGTGGTCTCTTCTCTCAACAGCTTTCTATCTCTTCCCCGCCGCGAACGGATCCCGGGATATGAGCCGGAAGAGGCATCGCCTGGTCCCGGAGACCTTTGGGTTAAAGAGGCGGCGGGAACTAGGGGATGTAGAGGCAGATCCTTTGCGATGCGAGTCAG GATCTGCGCGAGAGGCAGTCGCAGAGATAGTGCGGCTGTTCCCGCGAGTCCTGTTTGAGGATGCGCTACCCCCCATCGCGCTGAGGAGCCAGGTGTACAGCCTCGTACCGGACCGAACCGTGGCTGACCGGCAGCTG AAGGCACTGCAAGAGCAGGGGGAGATCAGGATTGTCCAGCTAGGCTTCGACTTGGATGCCCAAGGAATCATGTTCACCGAGGACTACAGGACCAGA GTCCTCAAGGCTTGTGATGGCCGCCCATATGCTGCCGCAGTACAGAAGTTTCTGGCTTCCGTGCTTCCAGCCTGTGGTGACCTTAGCTTCCAGCAAGACCAAATGACACAGACCTTTGGCTTCAGGGACCCAGAGATCAC GCAGCTGGTCAAAGCCGGGGTGCTCACTGTCCGAGATGCTGGAAGTTGGTGGCTTGCAGTGCCTGGAGCTGGGAGGTTCatcaaatattttgttaaag GGCGCCAGGCTGTCCTCAGCATGGTCCGGAAGGCCAAGTACCGGGAGCTACTCCTTTCAGAGCTCCTGGGCCGGCGGGCACCGGCCTCGGTGCGGCTTGGCCTCGCCTACCACGTACACGACCTCATTGGGGCCCAGCTGGTGGACTG TGTCTCCACCACTTCTGGAACCCTCCTCCGCCTGCCAGAGACATGA